Proteins found in one uncultured Desulfuromonas sp. genomic segment:
- the mutL gene encoding DNA mismatch repair endonuclease MutL codes for MPPNNRIAILPETLCNQIAAGEVVERPASVVKELVENALDAQATEVTVDVERGGKKKIRVSDNGFGMSKEDLFLCFERHATSKIRSENDLFHLSSLGFRGEALPSIAAVSRLAVVSGQSGEETGNLLELVAGEVRHHEPQAASVGTRFEIRDLFFNLPARRKFLRRDETEFGHIAEIITRLSLAHPQVHFRLIHNQRTILDLYRQKSLKARVADVLGRSVVEKLIDVECGDDRLQLSGFIGDPTLNRSSTQGIYSFINGRFVKDRVLQHAILDGYRHLLMKGRYPVCVLFLALEPENVDVNVHPTKHEVRFHDQRGVHDFVSSSLRQQLRRHQEVPVCDDELQSPPVVAPPATPAEQPNLNLHRVNTPPPVVSPFTGERKAAVCVPSPAAGRVHESCSGYEEDVKPDSVISVPPVCEPADGENTLDMDRSSAYFSSLRVIGQFHRSYILCEDGADLVLIDQHAAHERIGFERLKNQLAQGNIEQQELLFPEVIELNLREDAELQESLERFDSLGFVLEPFGGTSWAVKAVPAYIEKKDIKTMVCDMLTDFSTIGSSDISQQAIDEVLIKMACHGMIRANQALQVNEMVALLRQLDDVDFNRHCPHGRPVMQRLTLHDVEKMFRRI; via the coding sequence AGTTGTTGAACGGCCTGCGTCTGTTGTAAAGGAGCTGGTGGAGAACGCTCTGGATGCCCAGGCAACCGAGGTGACTGTTGATGTTGAGCGCGGGGGCAAGAAGAAAATCCGCGTCAGTGACAATGGTTTCGGTATGAGCAAGGAAGATCTTTTCTTATGTTTTGAACGCCATGCAACCAGCAAAATTCGCAGTGAGAACGATCTGTTCCATTTGAGCTCTCTAGGGTTTCGTGGTGAAGCTCTGCCGTCTATTGCTGCGGTTTCACGGCTGGCGGTGGTAAGTGGACAGTCTGGTGAGGAGACGGGCAATCTGCTGGAGCTGGTTGCCGGTGAGGTGCGTCACCATGAACCGCAAGCCGCCTCCGTGGGAACGCGTTTTGAGATTCGTGATCTGTTTTTTAATCTGCCTGCCCGACGCAAGTTTTTACGGCGTGATGAAACCGAATTCGGGCATATCGCCGAAATTATCACCCGTTTGAGTCTCGCGCATCCGCAGGTGCATTTCCGCCTGATCCACAATCAGCGAACGATTCTTGATCTCTACCGGCAAAAATCACTCAAGGCCCGCGTAGCTGACGTGCTCGGACGCTCGGTGGTTGAAAAACTGATCGATGTGGAGTGCGGTGATGACAGACTTCAGCTTTCGGGGTTTATTGGTGACCCGACGTTGAACCGTTCCTCCACGCAGGGGATCTACAGTTTTATTAATGGTCGTTTTGTCAAAGATCGGGTGTTGCAGCATGCCATTCTTGACGGTTATCGTCATTTGTTGATGAAGGGGCGTTATCCGGTGTGTGTTCTGTTTCTTGCTCTTGAGCCGGAAAACGTTGACGTTAATGTCCATCCGACTAAGCATGAGGTTCGTTTTCATGACCAGCGCGGGGTGCATGATTTTGTCAGCTCGTCTCTGCGTCAGCAGCTGCGTCGCCATCAGGAGGTGCCTGTTTGTGATGATGAGCTGCAAAGCCCCCCCGTTGTTGCTCCACCAGCAACGCCTGCGGAGCAGCCCAATCTCAATCTTCATCGTGTCAATACACCTCCTCCGGTGGTTTCGCCCTTCACCGGTGAGAGAAAAGCCGCTGTTTGTGTGCCGTCGCCAGCTGCCGGCCGGGTTCACGAGTCGTGCTCTGGTTATGAAGAGGACGTTAAGCCGGATTCCGTCATCTCAGTTCCACCCGTTTGTGAGCCTGCTGATGGTGAAAACACACTGGATATGGATAGATCCTCGGCGTATTTTTCCTCACTGCGTGTTATCGGTCAGTTTCATCGCAGTTATATCCTGTGTGAAGATGGTGCTGATCTGGTGTTGATCGACCAACATGCGGCCCATGAACGGATTGGTTTTGAACGCCTGAAAAATCAGCTTGCCCAGGGGAACATTGAGCAGCAGGAGTTGTTATTTCCCGAAGTGATTGAACTCAACCTACGTGAAGACGCTGAATTGCAGGAGTCCCTTGAACGCTTTGATTCGTTGGGGTTTGTTCTGGAACCTTTTGGCGGAACAAGTTGGGCCGTGAAAGCGGTTCCGGCTTATATTGAGAAAAAAGACATTAAAACAATGGTTTGTGACATGCTGACCGACTTTAGTACGATTGGGTCCAGTGACATTTCTCAGCAAGCTATAGACGAGGTTCTGATCAAGATGGCCTGCCATGGTATGATTCGTGCAAATCAGGCTTTGCAGGTGAATGAGATGGTCGCGCTACTACGCCAGCTTGATGATGTGGATTTTAACCGCCATTGTCCTCACGGCCGTCCGGTGATGCAGCGTTTAACACTGCATGACGTGGAAAAGATGTTCAGACGCATATGA
- the miaA gene encoding tRNA (adenosine(37)-N6)-dimethylallyltransferase MiaA, with amino-acid sequence MIDDVRIPLVVVTGPTASGKTDLAVHIARRFPAEVISADSRQVYRYMDIGTAKATVEEQQAVRHHLIDVVDPDEKFSVANFSDLAHARIKEIHQRGHLPLVVGGTGLYIRALTEGLLDLPGENEALRRRMLDEEARCCGILYHRLQSCDPQMAQRLHANDVTRIVRALEIFELTGTPLSQWQLEHGFKEQPYRVLKVAVGMDRAELYDRINRRVVQMMDQGLVVETRQLLDRGYSPELKSMRTIGYQQAIRYVKNDVTREAAIADIQQETRRYAKRQLTWFRKDKSIIWVDYDSRFDSILAWIEDFI; translated from the coding sequence ATGATAGACGATGTCCGGATTCCGCTTGTGGTGGTCACCGGCCCCACGGCATCGGGGAAAACCGATCTCGCGGTTCACATTGCCCGCCGCTTTCCTGCCGAAGTGATCTCGGCGGATTCGCGTCAAGTGTACCGATACATGGATATCGGCACTGCCAAAGCGACGGTGGAAGAACAGCAGGCGGTGCGCCATCATTTGATTGATGTGGTTGACCCCGATGAAAAATTCAGCGTGGCTAATTTCTCCGATCTGGCTCACGCACGGATTAAAGAAATCCATCAGCGGGGTCATTTGCCTCTTGTTGTTGGCGGTACAGGTCTGTATATTCGTGCCCTCACTGAGGGCTTGTTGGATCTGCCCGGTGAAAATGAAGCGTTGCGTCGGCGGATGTTGGATGAAGAAGCGCGCTGTTGCGGGATTCTATATCATCGACTTCAGAGCTGTGACCCGCAGATGGCCCAGCGTCTTCATGCTAACGATGTGACACGGATCGTTCGGGCTCTGGAAATTTTTGAATTGACGGGGACACCGCTGTCGCAGTGGCAGCTGGAGCACGGTTTTAAAGAACAGCCTTACCGGGTGCTTAAAGTGGCCGTCGGCATGGATAGGGCTGAACTGTATGACCGGATCAACCGCCGAGTGGTGCAGATGATGGATCAGGGGCTGGTGGTGGAAACGCGTCAGTTGCTTGATCGAGGCTACTCGCCTGAGCTCAAGTCAATGCGTACCATTGGCTATCAACAGGCGATCCGCTATGTGAAAAATGACGTCACACGAGAGGCCGCGATCGCAGACATTCAGCAGGAAACCCGTCGTTACGCCAAGCGACAGTTGACATGGTTTCGCAAAGATAAGTCGATTATTTGGGTTGATTACGATAGTAGGTTTGATAGTATCCTTGCATGGATTGAAGATTTTATTTAA
- the hfq gene encoding RNA chaperone Hfq, with protein MAKTPFNIQDQYLNQARKERVKITVVMMSGEQLQGYIKSFDNFCVLIESGGDFLLYKHAISSITSADGLFKLHGGRD; from the coding sequence ATGGCAAAAACACCGTTTAATATTCAAGATCAGTATTTGAACCAGGCACGCAAAGAGCGTGTTAAGATTACCGTTGTCATGATGTCGGGTGAACAGTTGCAGGGTTATATCAAATCGTTTGATAATTTCTGCGTACTGATTGAGAGTGGCGGCGATTTTTTGCTGTATAAACACGCGATTTCATCCATTACCTCAGCCGACGGCTTGTTCAAGTTACATGGCGGACGCGATTAG